Proteins encoded by one window of Lactobacillus paragasseri:
- a CDS encoding TVP38/TMEM64 family protein translates to MTKKLRKVIFIICGILSAIILLYLLYRDYRPEINVLMHPDSHTKTKLLYLIRQHEVRDSLFLLGLITVLNAIPGMSNSVFCILAGLCYGPWIGLAINWAGNILGNCIVESLIKRVDFSHRFKKNKFLNWLMAQKHPSLGMTLGFMVPVIPSVLIDYTAARLKVPANKFLLMVIVGMFPTSFIYAFGGDAIFNGDAKKLIGSLIGIAILFIIAWLLVRMASRKKQRTA, encoded by the coding sequence ATGACAAAAAAATTGAGAAAAGTAATCTTTATCATCTGTGGAATCCTGTCCGCAATCATTTTACTTTACTTACTCTACCGCGACTATCGTCCTGAAATTAATGTTTTAATGCATCCTGATAGCCATACTAAAACAAAGTTACTCTATTTAATTCGCCAGCATGAAGTACGTGATAGCCTGTTTTTATTGGGTCTAATAACAGTTCTGAATGCTATTCCTGGTATGTCAAACTCTGTTTTTTGCATTTTAGCAGGACTTTGCTATGGGCCTTGGATTGGACTAGCAATTAACTGGGCCGGCAATATTTTAGGAAATTGTATTGTAGAGAGTTTAATCAAAAGGGTTGATTTTTCCCATCGGTTTAAAAAAAATAAGTTTTTAAATTGGCTAATGGCACAAAAACATCCAAGTTTAGGAATGACATTAGGGTTTATGGTGCCAGTAATACCAAGTGTGTTAATTGATTACACAGCAGCTAGATTAAAAGTGCCAGCAAATAAATTTTTGTTGATGGTAATCGTGGGGATGTTTCCTACGTCTTTTATCTATGCCTTTGGTGGAGATGCAATCTTTAATGGGGATGCTAAAAAGTTAATTGGATCTTTAATTGGTATTGCAATTCTATTCATTATTGCTTGGTTATTAGTAAGAATGGCATCTAGAAAAAAGCAGAGAACAGCGTAA
- a CDS encoding Cof-type HAD-IIB family hydrolase, with product MTAKLIFSDIDGTLITSGGDVSPDTIDAIRKQIIAGNLFIPVSARMPKGIMNVVDEITNFCPIIAYNGALVLDEMGRPLNSQFFDAAEAVQLITKIDALKTQDLAWNVYSGYNWFSSLNKNPLVKKEEEIVGIKSLPVSLERIKDLKGIHKVLVIGKPDTLDKIIPTLQSDFPKLAFVKSAPHLLEIMLKGVNKGKAVKIVLDSFAIDKTNAWAFGDNYNDEPMLKAVGHPILMGNAPEELKNKLNIPVTLDNNHNGIAAALNKISN from the coding sequence ATGACAGCAAAACTAATTTTTAGTGATATTGACGGCACCCTGATTACATCTGGTGGTGATGTATCGCCTGATACAATCGATGCCATTCGTAAACAAATTATCGCTGGTAACTTATTTATTCCTGTTTCTGCACGCATGCCCAAAGGAATTATGAACGTAGTAGATGAAATTACTAATTTCTGTCCTATTATTGCCTATAATGGTGCGTTAGTCTTAGATGAAATGGGAAGACCGCTTAATTCACAATTTTTTGATGCTGCAGAAGCAGTCCAACTAATTACCAAAATAGATGCTCTTAAAACTCAAGATCTTGCTTGGAATGTCTACAGTGGCTACAATTGGTTTTCTTCACTTAATAAAAATCCATTAGTTAAAAAGGAAGAAGAAATAGTTGGAATTAAATCACTTCCTGTTTCTCTAGAACGAATAAAAGATTTAAAAGGTATCCACAAGGTGCTAGTCATTGGCAAGCCTGACACACTTGATAAGATTATCCCTACACTCCAATCTGATTTTCCTAAACTAGCTTTTGTTAAATCCGCGCCCCATCTTTTAGAAATTATGCTTAAAGGTGTTAATAAAGGAAAAGCAGTTAAAATTGTTCTTGATAGCTTTGCAATAGATAAGACGAACGCTTGGGCTTTCGGGGATAATTATAACGATGAACCGATGCTTAAAGCTGTTGGGCATCCAATTTTAATGGGTAATGCACCAGAAGAGCTAAAGAATAAGTTGAATATTCCAGTAACCTTAGATAATAATCACAACGGGATTGCAGCTGCCTTAAATAAAATATCTAATTAA
- a CDS encoding MMPL family transporter, translating into MKLLKNHLGALVAWIAILLIAIFSLPDVDALTRQHSEISLPEDVQSSIATNIESKWGHGQDNTYVVGVVFNKKHGKLTSSDKEKIDNTIRFLKDNKKKLGIKSMMTPNDNYATKAQLISKDKTTEIVQLNIANDHSTVSNVNKSLTKAVKTSGIRTYVTGVRILEDDFSASVQEGIKKTELITIFFIFIVLVIVFKSPIVPIISLLTVGVSFITSFSIVTNLVEKFNFPFSNFTQVFMVIVLFGIGTDYNILLYDKFKENLSKGMSNHDATNDALRKAGKTILYSGSSILIGFSALGLAKFSIYQSAVGVAVGVAVLLVVLLTLNPFFMAVLGKKLFWPVKNFEGESNSKLWHALSKGSLAHPITYLVVMAVVVLPFCLFYSNNLNYNDADEISDSTPSKAGLLLLQDHFSEGTPEYSTLYIQSGHKLDNEKSLKEIDQIVKKIQADPDVKFASSVTEPNGKSIKRLYVDNQLGTVNSGVNTARNGLGTLSNGSKQITNGAVQLQNGANQLSNGTGRLQNGANQLLSGTTRLQNGANTLRAGTMQLATGAGRLESGTLNLQQGAVQLENGTIKLVNGAVNLQNGTRELSQGTQNFVNQLNSMSTQLSGKLSAKDKANIQKLEHGLPELNANIQLLNQKLNSGSNSIDSDEIKKELTNVGTQAGIIATQLKEAGATLNSLNNVQGSSATMSDSEKAQLTQAYAQAMNSAKLNDQQKQIMSGAFDSILGKVNSAAEQKSQALNSGLSSLTKVAGNLKAAADADKKLGDSAVKVGNSLGSLKELQTLKQNVNKLADASNQALPGASTALSELSSGLTQVQGAMAQGVAGANKLNSGASRLNNGAGQLATGLQAGVSGSSQLANGAGQLANGASQLNTGLQAGLSGTNQLANGIGQLNGGAGQLASGIGQLNGGASQLANGAGQIASNNPKITAGIDKVNSGLGEGQEYLTGLADSAAGKTFYIPAKMIHSSTFKPALDNYMSSDLKSTKIIIILKLDPASTEGAKKAHELSNMVKKSVKGTSLQSSTIAMGGQSEKIYDTQETASSDFLRTAIIMLVGIGIALIFVTRSVLQPLFILGTLVIAYLTSLSINQWLVHALLGRSLLAWNTPFFSFIMIVALGVDYSIFLMMRYRELGEVNPGWTTSEKMLQACDIIGTVVISAAIILGGTFAALIPSGVPTLIEVALCVDIGLLLLVFLLPINMSAAMKITYEGLGRKKNKKDAE; encoded by the coding sequence ATGAAATTACTGAAAAACCATCTTGGTGCTTTGGTAGCGTGGATTGCGATTCTACTGATTGCGATCTTTTCATTGCCAGATGTAGATGCTTTAACGCGTCAGCATTCGGAAATTTCACTTCCTGAAGATGTTCAAAGCTCGATTGCGACAAACATCGAAAGTAAGTGGGGACACGGGCAAGATAATACTTATGTTGTAGGGGTTGTTTTTAATAAAAAGCATGGAAAATTAACCTCAAGTGATAAGGAGAAAATTGACAATACTATTCGCTTTTTGAAAGACAACAAGAAAAAGCTGGGTATTAAGTCAATGATGACTCCGAATGATAATTACGCTACAAAAGCGCAATTAATTTCAAAAGATAAAACGACTGAAATTGTGCAATTGAATATTGCAAATGATCATTCGACTGTGTCTAACGTTAATAAGTCTTTAACTAAAGCAGTTAAAACATCTGGAATTAGAACATATGTAACTGGGGTAAGAATCCTTGAAGATGACTTCTCGGCTTCAGTTCAGGAAGGTATTAAAAAGACTGAATTAATTACTATCTTCTTTATTTTTATTGTTTTAGTAATTGTATTTAAGTCACCAATTGTACCAATAATTTCATTATTGACAGTTGGAGTTTCCTTTATTACTTCATTTTCAATTGTTACTAATTTAGTAGAGAAGTTTAACTTTCCATTTTCAAACTTTACTCAAGTTTTCATGGTTATTGTTCTGTTTGGTATTGGGACCGACTACAATATCCTGCTGTATGACAAGTTTAAAGAGAACTTGAGTAAGGGGATGTCGAACCACGATGCGACAAACGATGCTTTGCGTAAAGCTGGTAAGACCATCCTTTATTCTGGATCCTCAATTTTAATTGGATTTAGTGCTTTAGGACTAGCTAAATTCTCAATTTACCAATCAGCTGTTGGTGTTGCTGTTGGTGTTGCTGTTTTACTAGTTGTACTTTTGACCTTAAATCCATTCTTTATGGCTGTTTTAGGTAAGAAATTATTCTGGCCAGTTAAGAATTTTGAAGGCGAAAGTAATTCTAAATTATGGCACGCTCTTTCTAAGGGAAGCTTAGCTCATCCAATTACTTATTTAGTTGTGATGGCTGTTGTAGTTTTACCATTCTGCTTGTTCTATTCAAATAATTTGAACTATAACGATGCAGATGAAATTTCTGACTCTACTCCTTCAAAGGCCGGGCTATTATTACTGCAAGATCACTTCTCTGAAGGTACACCAGAATACTCAACCTTATATATTCAAAGTGGTCATAAACTCGACAATGAGAAGAGCTTAAAAGAAATTGATCAGATTGTTAAGAAAATTCAAGCTGATCCAGACGTGAAATTTGCTTCATCAGTAACTGAACCAAATGGTAAGTCTATTAAACGTCTTTACGTTGATAATCAGTTAGGAACTGTTAACTCAGGTGTTAATACAGCCAGAAATGGTTTGGGCACTTTAAGTAACGGTAGCAAGCAAATTACCAATGGTGCTGTTCAATTGCAGAACGGTGCAAATCAACTTTCTAATGGTACTGGTCGTCTTCAAAATGGTGCAAATCAATTGTTAAGTGGTACTACACGTCTACAAAATGGTGCTAATACACTTAGAGCGGGTACGATGCAATTGGCTACTGGTGCTGGTCGTTTAGAGAGTGGTACTTTGAACTTGCAACAAGGTGCTGTACAACTTGAGAACGGTACGATTAAGTTAGTGAATGGTGCTGTTAACTTGCAAAACGGTACACGAGAATTGAGTCAGGGTACACAAAACTTTGTTAACCAATTAAATTCTATGAGTACTCAGTTATCAGGAAAATTGAGTGCCAAAGATAAGGCAAATATTCAAAAATTAGAACACGGATTACCAGAATTAAATGCGAATATTCAATTATTAAATCAAAAGCTAAATTCTGGTTCTAATTCAATCGATTCTGATGAAATAAAGAAGGAATTAACTAATGTAGGTACACAGGCGGGAATTATCGCTACACAATTAAAAGAAGCTGGGGCTACTTTAAATAGCTTAAATAATGTTCAAGGATCATCAGCTACTATGAGTGATAGTGAAAAAGCCCAACTTACTCAAGCTTATGCTCAAGCAATGAATAGTGCTAAGTTGAATGACCAACAAAAACAAATAATGAGTGGAGCCTTTGATAGCATTTTAGGTAAGGTAAATTCTGCAGCTGAACAAAAGTCTCAAGCGTTAAATTCTGGTTTATCTAGTTTAACAAAGGTGGCAGGAAACTTAAAAGCAGCGGCAGATGCTGATAAAAAATTAGGTGATTCTGCAGTTAAAGTTGGTAATTCGCTTGGTTCACTTAAGGAATTACAAACATTGAAGCAAAATGTAAATAAATTAGCAGATGCTTCAAACCAAGCATTACCAGGGGCAAGCACAGCTTTAAGTGAATTGAGCTCTGGCTTAACACAAGTTCAAGGCGCTATGGCTCAAGGAGTAGCTGGGGCTAATAAACTTAATTCAGGCGCATCTCGCTTAAACAACGGTGCAGGTCAACTTGCAACAGGCTTACAAGCTGGTGTATCAGGTTCTAGTCAACTTGCAAATGGTGCTGGACAATTAGCAAACGGTGCCAGTCAATTGAACACAGGCTTACAAGCCGGACTAAGCGGAACTAATCAATTAGCCAATGGTATTGGCCAACTTAACGGTGGCGCCGGTCAATTAGCAAGTGGTATTGGTCAACTTAATGGTGGTGCAAGTCAATTAGCAAATGGTGCTGGTCAAATTGCATCAAATAATCCTAAGATTACTGCTGGAATCGATAAAGTTAATAGCGGTTTAGGTGAAGGCCAAGAATACTTAACTGGCTTAGCAGATTCAGCTGCTGGTAAGACTTTCTACATCCCAGCTAAGATGATTCATTCATCAACTTTCAAACCAGCTCTTGATAACTACATGAGTTCTGATTTGAAATCTACTAAGATTATCATTATCTTGAAATTAGACCCAGCTTCAACTGAAGGGGCAAAGAAAGCTCACGAACTCAGCAACATGGTTAAGAAGTCAGTGAAGGGTACCAGCCTTCAAAGCTCAACTATTGCTATGGGTGGACAATCCGAAAAGATTTATGATACTCAAGAAACTGCAAGTAGCGACTTCTTAAGAACTGCAATTATTATGTTGGTAGGTATCGGAATTGCTTTGATCTTTGTTACTAGATCAGTATTGCAACCATTATTTATTCTAGGTACTTTAGTAATTGCTTACTTAACTTCTCTATCTATCAACCAATGGTTAGTTCACGCCTTATTAGGTAGATCATTATTAGCTTGGAATACTCCATTCTTTAGCTTTATCATGATCGTTGCCTTAGGTGTTGACTACTCGATCTTCTTAATGATGCGTTATCGTGAATTAGGAGAAGTAAACCCAGGCTGGACTACAAGTGAAAAGATGCTTCAAGCTTGTGACATCATCGGAACTGTGGTAATTTCTGCTGCTATTATTCTTGGTGGTACTTTTGCAGCCTTAATTCCATCAGGTGTCCCAACTTTAATTGAAGTTGCATTATGTGTGGATATTGGGTTATTACTATTAGTATTCTTACTTCCAATTAACATGTCCGCTGCAATGAAGATTACATATGAAGGCTTAGGCAGAAAAAAGAATAAAAAAGATGCTGAATAG
- a CDS encoding serine hydrolase: MKNKIFLGAILSSFCALAFYMTSINHMKTQTLEIYGNSTAKVAQKSKMKEGSKQTRLTNGESEIGEAAISKNSNKSLAKAIVKASSNVQGNYQISVKDLNSTKVFTDLTNTSQDTLNAGNVLKLYVLLAYYKAVQDKSLNSATPYKVKASDLNGGDKVLKADMAYSYTYLLDLMIRQQNNNAANIILNKIGKDKVNKTAKTFGASKTEITENFGKDFAGKTSSNDLVTTMQKLYQGKVLGTDIDNQILGQLANFPEKGLAKNINGVVYKIADKKQGAALIQENGKTYAMAMVSEEDADLAKVGDAINNWMIKQR; the protein is encoded by the coding sequence ATGAAAAATAAAATCTTTTTAGGAGCAATTTTGTCATCCTTTTGTGCTTTAGCTTTTTATATGACAAGCATAAATCATATGAAGACACAAACATTGGAGATATATGGAAATTCAACCGCGAAAGTAGCTCAAAAAAGCAAAATGAAAGAGGGCAGTAAGCAGACTCGTTTAACTAATGGGGAAAGCGAGATTGGCGAAGCTGCTATTTCAAAAAATAGTAATAAAAGCTTAGCTAAGGCTATTGTTAAGGCAAGCTCAAATGTTCAAGGCAATTATCAAATAAGCGTAAAAGACTTGAATAGTACTAAAGTTTTTACCGATTTAACTAATACTAGTCAAGACACTTTAAATGCAGGAAACGTTTTGAAATTATACGTCCTACTTGCTTATTACAAGGCAGTTCAAGATAAAAGCTTAAATTCTGCTACTCCATATAAAGTTAAAGCAAGTGATTTAAACGGTGGAGATAAAGTATTGAAGGCTGATATGGCCTATTCTTATACTTATTTGCTCGATTTAATGATACGGCAGCAAAATAATAATGCGGCTAATATCATCTTAAATAAAATTGGAAAAGATAAAGTAAATAAAACTGCAAAAACATTTGGCGCAAGCAAGACTGAAATTACAGAAAATTTTGGTAAGGATTTTGCCGGGAAAACCAGTAGCAATGATTTAGTTACGACTATGCAGAAACTATATCAGGGGAAAGTGTTAGGCACTGATATTGATAATCAGATTTTAGGTCAATTAGCTAATTTCCCCGAAAAAGGATTAGCTAAAAATATTAATGGTGTAGTTTATAAAATAGCTGATAAAAAACAAGGCGCAGCCTTAATTCAAGAAAACGGAAAAACATATGCAATGGCAATGGTTAGTGAGGAAGATGCAGATCTAGCTAAAGTTGGAGATGCAATTAATAATTGGATGATTAAACAAAGATAA
- a CDS encoding BadF/BadG/BcrA/BcrD ATPase family protein gives MLKYMIGIDAGGTHSKAIAYDENGKELGRAESGPGQINNDYELGIKNIAQAVNELRDKIDGDCIKVLAGIAGLSVVGNAPEVAATISSMVGNIPTRAITDSLLALYNGLEGADGALVIAGTGSVVNGRQNGSLIAVGGYGSLLGDEGSGYAITKAALQSALLSWDKREKNSLIDLFVKEFNVDNMGEVPAKFYSLTSPEVASKAVKVAKLADSGDEDTRKIIADQAHLLARDIIMCLDRYEDPKPMRIALTGSVLSNNAMMRSYMEAEVKEKYPDAVFSVSNGENARGVIFDKSKDYRYFTNHNDDE, from the coding sequence ATGTTGAAATATATGATTGGTATTGACGCAGGTGGTACACACTCTAAGGCAATTGCTTATGATGAAAATGGTAAAGAATTAGGTCGTGCAGAATCTGGCCCAGGTCAAATCAACAACGACTACGAACTTGGTATTAAAAATATTGCTCAAGCAGTTAACGAATTGCGCGATAAGATTGACGGTGACTGTATCAAGGTCTTAGCCGGAATTGCTGGTTTATCAGTTGTTGGTAATGCTCCAGAAGTTGCGGCAACTATTTCTTCAATGGTTGGTAACATTCCAACCCGTGCCATTACTGACTCACTTCTTGCCCTTTACAATGGTCTTGAAGGAGCAGATGGTGCTCTAGTTATTGCTGGTACTGGATCTGTTGTTAATGGTCGTCAAAATGGCTCATTAATTGCTGTTGGTGGTTACGGTTCTTTACTTGGAGACGAAGGTAGTGGCTATGCTATTACCAAGGCTGCTCTTCAATCTGCACTTCTTAGCTGGGACAAACGCGAGAAGAATTCCTTAATTGACTTATTTGTAAAAGAATTTAATGTTGACAACATGGGTGAAGTTCCGGCTAAGTTTTACAGCTTAACTAGTCCAGAAGTTGCTTCAAAAGCTGTCAAAGTTGCTAAACTGGCAGATAGCGGCGATGAAGATACTCGTAAGATCATCGCCGATCAAGCTCATCTTTTAGCACGCGATATTATTATGTGTTTAGATCGTTACGAAGATCCTAAGCCAATGCGCATTGCTTTAACTGGTTCAGTTCTTTCAAACAATGCTATGATGCGTTCCTACATGGAAGCTGAAGTTAAAGAAAAATACCCAGATGCAGTATTCAGCGTTTCAAACGGTGAAAACGCACGTGGTGTAATTTTTGATAAGAGTAAAGACTACCGTTACTTCACTAACCATAACGATGATGAATAA
- a CDS encoding GNAT family N-acetyltransferase, whose amino-acid sequence MRFYFKAIDEMTGREAFCVERLRNEVFVSEQKIIVPEIDDEDFYAIHVFTLNKSNDNALATCRIFKDKNGAWYLGRVAVSKKARGMHLGSKMLEEVHYYLKENGVDRLYCHAQMTAKPFYDYLGYQVKGNIFNEAGIDHILMYKDL is encoded by the coding sequence ATGAGGTTTTATTTTAAAGCAATTGATGAAATGACGGGACGAGAGGCTTTTTGTGTTGAAAGATTAAGAAATGAAGTTTTTGTTAGCGAGCAAAAAATCATAGTGCCTGAAATAGATGATGAGGATTTCTATGCTATTCATGTTTTTACTTTAAATAAAAGTAACGATAATGCATTAGCTACTTGCCGAATTTTTAAAGATAAAAATGGAGCTTGGTATTTAGGACGCGTCGCAGTTTCAAAGAAAGCACGGGGGATGCATCTAGGAAGCAAGATGCTGGAAGAAGTTCACTATTATTTAAAAGAAAATGGAGTTGATAGATTATATTGCCATGCACAGATGACAGCTAAGCCATTTTACGATTATCTTGGCTATCAAGTGAAGGGCAATATATTTAATGAAGCTGGCATTGATCACATCTTAATGTATAAAGATTTATAG
- a CDS encoding GNAT family N-acetyltransferase: MVEKGSTRTMQAYEIKKVTIADIQDLQQISRETFSETFGSQNSTENMEKFLNKAYAEEKLRSEIENKNSNFYFLIVNNQVAGYLKVNEVDAQTEQVADNALEVERIYLKQNFQHQGLGLVLIKLAEELARKKNKANMWLGVWEKNYQAQTFYKKDGFKRVSQHTFVVGDDPQTDFILVKELK, from the coding sequence ATGGTGGAAAAAGGGAGTACTAGGACGATGCAAGCATATGAAATAAAAAAAGTGACGATAGCTGATATTCAAGACTTACAACAGATTTCGCGCGAGACTTTTTCAGAGACTTTTGGCTCGCAAAATAGTACTGAAAACATGGAAAAATTTCTGAATAAAGCTTATGCAGAAGAAAAATTGAGATCTGAAATCGAAAACAAAAATAGTAATTTTTATTTTTTAATTGTAAATAATCAAGTAGCTGGCTATTTAAAGGTAAATGAAGTCGATGCTCAAACAGAGCAGGTGGCAGACAATGCTTTAGAAGTGGAAAGAATTTACTTGAAACAAAACTTTCAGCATCAGGGATTGGGCTTGGTTTTAATTAAATTAGCTGAGGAACTGGCTAGGAAAAAGAACAAGGCTAATATGTGGCTTGGTGTTTGGGAGAAAAATTATCAAGCCCAGACTTTTTACAAAAAAGATGGCTTTAAGAGAGTTAGTCAACATACATTTGTAGTTGGAGATGATCCTCAAACAGACTTTATTTTAGTTAAGGAGTTAAAGTAA
- a CDS encoding MarR family winged helix-turn-helix transcriptional regulator: MEKEDILRQIGSISRALDSIANIEFKDLKLNRGQYLYLVRIFEHPGIISDQLAVLLNIDRTTTSRGVRKIEQAGLVFKKDDEVNKKIKHLFVTEAGEKLAKEIEKENTYSNELMIKGLSKTEQAELGRYLSIIEKNANENWSFVKNGGKREY, from the coding sequence ATGGAAAAAGAGGATATTCTAAGACAAATCGGTTCAATTTCACGGGCATTAGATTCGATTGCGAATATTGAATTTAAGGATTTGAAGTTGAATCGGGGACAATACTTATATTTAGTTCGAATTTTTGAACATCCTGGAATTATTTCCGATCAATTAGCTGTATTATTGAATATCGATCGCACTACTACTTCACGTGGAGTTAGAAAGATTGAACAGGCAGGACTTGTTTTTAAAAAAGATGATGAGGTTAATAAGAAAATTAAGCATCTTTTTGTCACAGAAGCTGGTGAAAAATTAGCGAAAGAGATAGAAAAAGAAAATACTTATTCCAATGAACTAATGATAAAGGGACTAAGTAAGACTGAACAAGCTGAGTTAGGAAGATATTTGAGCATTATTGAAAAAAATGCTAATGAGAATTGGAGCTTTGTAAAGAATGGTGGAAAAAGGGAGTACTAG
- a CDS encoding DUF1304 domain-containing protein has protein sequence MILRNIGVILTILVGIEHIGIMWLEIFGKPDLQAKSFDMDINFVKQPAAKTALANQGIYNGMLGLLILIVFFFFRMPTLITIWQLLLAFVVVVAIFGGFTASKKIFVVQMLPALIAFILLFF, from the coding sequence ATGATTTTAAGAAATATTGGAGTTATTCTAACAATCCTTGTCGGAATAGAACATATTGGAATTATGTGGTTAGAAATCTTTGGAAAGCCCGATTTACAAGCCAAATCATTTGACATGGATATAAATTTTGTTAAACAACCTGCTGCCAAAACTGCCTTAGCCAACCAAGGCATCTATAATGGAATGTTAGGTTTATTAATTTTAATCGTATTTTTCTTCTTTAGAATGCCAACTTTAATCACGATCTGGCAACTATTACTAGCATTTGTTGTAGTTGTTGCTATTTTTGGCGGTTTTACAGCAAGTAAAAAAATTTTTGTTGTTCAGATGTTACCTGCGTTAATTGCCTTTATTCTACTTTTCTTTTAA
- a CDS encoding extracellular solute-binding protein encodes MKFTKKFAAVAVAALALVGTTACSNSKSNDSSSSKSADIPTKITKKTTVVFWHGMTGTQEKTLQSLTKDFEKKNPNITIKLENQGKYNDLQAKINSTLQSPNNLPTITQAYPGWLLNAANSKRLVDMTPYINNSKIGWGSAKKSDIREELLKGAQIKGTQYGIPFNKSVEMLTYNKDLLDKYGVKVPKTMSELKAASKKIYEKSNHKVVGAGFDSLSNYYVLGMKDEGVNFSKNINFTGSKSKKVINYYADGIKAGYFKTAGSAGYLSGDFSNQKIAMFVGTSAGEGFVKMGVGNKFQYGVAPRPSKYNMQQGTDIYMFNKGTAQQKAAAFMYIKYLLGKDQQLTWADKTGYIPVTNKVINSSAYKNSTKTKVPAQLDKAMKHLYSVPVVKNSNAAYTQLNSIMQNIFAQAKKGQSWNSQIDAGKTKFQSAWNQ; translated from the coding sequence ATGAAGTTCACTAAAAAATTTGCAGCAGTTGCAGTTGCTGCTTTAGCCCTTGTTGGCACTACTGCTTGCTCAAATTCTAAGAGTAATGATAGCTCAAGTAGTAAGTCTGCTGATATTCCAACTAAGATTACCAAGAAGACTACTGTTGTTTTCTGGCATGGTATGACTGGTACTCAAGAAAAGACTTTGCAAAGCTTGACTAAGGATTTTGAAAAGAAGAATCCTAACATTACTATTAAGCTTGAAAACCAAGGTAAGTACAATGATTTGCAAGCAAAGATTAACTCAACTTTGCAATCACCAAATAACTTACCTACAATTACTCAAGCTTATCCTGGCTGGCTATTAAATGCCGCTAACAGCAAACGCTTAGTTGATATGACCCCTTACATTAATAATAGTAAGATTGGTTGGGGTTCAGCTAAAAAGAGTGATATCCGTGAAGAATTATTAAAGGGTGCTCAAATTAAGGGGACTCAATATGGTATTCCATTTAATAAATCTGTTGAAATGTTAACTTACAACAAGGATTTATTAGACAAATACGGTGTTAAAGTACCAAAGACTATGTCTGAATTAAAGGCAGCTTCTAAGAAGATCTATGAAAAGAGTAACCACAAAGTTGTTGGTGCTGGATTTGACTCACTTTCAAACTACTACGTTTTAGGTATGAAGGATGAAGGCGTAAACTTCTCTAAGAACATCAACTTTACTGGTTCTAAGTCTAAGAAAGTAATTAATTACTATGCTGATGGTATTAAGGCTGGCTACTTTAAGACTGCTGGTTCAGCTGGCTACCTTTCAGGTGACTTTTCTAACCAAAAGATTGCTATGTTTGTAGGTACTAGTGCTGGTGAAGGCTTCGTTAAGATGGGTGTTGGTAACAAGTTCCAATACGGTGTTGCACCTCGTCCTTCTAAGTACAATATGCAACAAGGTACTGATATTTATATGTTTAACAAGGGTACTGCTCAACAAAAAGCAGCTGCCTTCATGTACATTAAGTACTTGTTAGGTAAGGACCAACAATTAACTTGGGCTGATAAGACTGGATACATTCCTGTAACTAATAAAGTAATTAATTCTAGTGCTTACAAGAACTCAACTAAGACTAAAGTTCCTGCTCAATTAGATAAGGCAATGAAGCACTTATACAGTGTTCCTGTAGTTAAGAACAGTAATGCCGCATACACTCAATTGAATTCAATTATGCAAAACATCTTTGCACAAGCAAAGAAGGGTCAAAGCTGGAATTCACAAATTGATGCTGGTAAGACTAAGTTCCAAAGTGCTTGGAATCAATAA